The proteins below are encoded in one region of Sulfitobacter sp. SK012:
- a CDS encoding DUF5927 domain-containing protein translates to MLVHTALGRAEQVARHWAQADCPVVIHVDKGVPKRTYDAFVSALSDVPNLMFSKRFRCEWGTWGIVAASQVASELVLASFAEVRHVYLASGSCLPLRPVQELIDYLAARPQTDFIESATTADVPWTVGGLDAERFTMHFPFSWKRQRFLFDRTVEFQRRFGFRRKMPNGIIPHMGSQWWCLTRQTLSAILQDPDRDEYDRYFKRVWIPDESYFQTLSRLYAINVESRSLTLSKFDFQGKPHIFYDDHLQLLRRSDCFVARKIWPYADRLYEAFLTDAAGAMKKTEPNPGKIDRIFSKAVERRTRGRPGLYMQSRFPNEDWENGVTAAPYSMFQGFTELFENFEPWLAKATAARVHGHLFAADRVHYADGQTALNGALSDSAELRDYNANAFLTNLIWNTRGERQCFQFGPDDTQDTNWRVAKDPHAQISVITGAWAIPLFRSNRDFADIRKLAANLQKIESDQMDVLRSPYTKARVRIWTMAEFIEAPMEPLQGILDEIGQTRIRRLAEAPKMVDLHGFGQFLQNLKNQGMHPYLMGDFPVEHGPTATAKQQRKPYLVK, encoded by the coding sequence ATGCTGGTCCACACAGCACTTGGGAGGGCGGAGCAGGTTGCGCGCCACTGGGCCCAAGCGGATTGTCCCGTTGTTATTCATGTAGACAAAGGAGTGCCCAAGCGTACGTACGACGCTTTTGTCAGCGCTTTGTCGGATGTGCCAAACCTGATGTTTTCAAAACGCTTCCGGTGCGAGTGGGGCACGTGGGGCATCGTGGCTGCTTCGCAGGTCGCCTCCGAACTTGTGCTGGCGAGCTTCGCTGAGGTGCGCCATGTCTATCTTGCTTCCGGATCATGCCTACCGCTGCGCCCGGTGCAAGAACTGATCGATTATCTCGCTGCACGACCTCAAACCGACTTTATTGAAAGTGCGACAACGGCGGATGTTCCTTGGACCGTCGGGGGGTTGGATGCGGAACGGTTCACCATGCATTTCCCCTTTTCGTGGAAGCGCCAGCGGTTCCTTTTTGACCGCACTGTTGAATTTCAGCGGCGCTTTGGTTTTAGGCGCAAGATGCCTAACGGCATTATCCCACACATGGGTTCGCAGTGGTGGTGCCTGACCCGGCAGACCCTTTCGGCAATTCTTCAAGACCCTGATCGGGACGAATATGACCGATATTTCAAACGCGTCTGGATACCCGATGAGAGCTATTTCCAGACCCTGTCGCGGCTCTATGCGATCAATGTAGAAAGCCGCTCTTTGACCCTGTCGAAGTTCGATTTTCAGGGTAAACCGCATATTTTCTATGATGACCATCTGCAGCTCTTACGCCGTTCTGATTGTTTCGTAGCGCGCAAGATCTGGCCTTACGCAGATCGGCTTTATGAAGCGTTTTTGACGGATGCTGCTGGGGCAATGAAAAAGACGGAGCCAAACCCAGGTAAAATTGACCGTATTTTCTCGAAGGCGGTTGAGCGTCGGACACGGGGCCGTCCAGGTCTCTATATGCAGAGCCGCTTTCCTAATGAAGATTGGGAAAATGGCGTTACTGCCGCGCCTTATTCGATGTTTCAGGGCTTTACTGAACTTTTTGAGAATTTCGAACCGTGGTTGGCAAAAGCGACTGCGGCGAGGGTGCATGGGCATCTTTTTGCTGCTGATAGGGTGCATTATGCCGACGGCCAAACCGCGCTGAACGGTGCATTGAGCGACAGTGCAGAGTTGCGCGATTATAACGCTAACGCCTTTCTGACCAATCTCATTTGGAACACACGAGGTGAGCGGCAGTGTTTTCAGTTTGGGCCAGACGATACCCAAGATACGAACTGGCGCGTCGCCAAAGATCCACACGCGCAAATTTCTGTCATCACAGGTGCTTGGGCAATTCCGCTTTTCCGATCGAACCGCGATTTCGCCGATATTCGCAAGCTGGCTGCTAACCTACAAAAGATTGAAAGCGATCAGATGGATGTTTTGCGCTCTCCTTATACAAAGGCACGGGTGCGCATATGGACCATGGCGGAATTTATCGAAGCGCCGATGGAGCCGTTGCAGGGGATTTTGGATGAGATCGGGCAAACACGCATACGGCGGCTGGCTGAGGCACCCAAGATGGTGGACCTGCATGGGTTTGGGCAGTTCTTACAAAACCTCAAAAACCAAGGAATGCATCCCTATCTCATGGGAGATTTCCCGGTTGAGCATGGCCCAACAGCAACCGCAAAGCAGCAGCGCAAACCCTATCTGGTGAAGTAA
- a CDS encoding sulfotransferase family 2 domain-containing protein, translated as MTARFDSFAVFAEMRTGSNFLEANLNAFDGIACHGEAFNPHFIGYPNVDSILGIDQKSRDAQPSVLLEAICATPEMSGFRYFHDHDPRVLDVVLENPRCAKIILTRNPVESYVSWKIAQETGQWKLTDVKAHKSAQAKFNGDEFEAHLAALQAFQLELMHRLQVSGQTAFYVAYEDLQSVEVMNGIARYLGVDDTLEELDKKLKKQNPSPISDKVSNFAEMTQMLSRLDRFDLNRTPNFEPRRGPNVPSYVAGAKAPLLFMPIPSGPQAGIRQWLAALDGVQPTDLLSRMMQKDLRRWKRRTVGHRSFTVLRHPVSRAHEAFCHRILNTGKGGYAQLRQTLIRRYKMPLPATMEDAGYDLMAHRTAFKAFLSFLKGNLAGQTAVRVDQSWCTQSQTVQGFGDFALPDLILRESEIADTLPQLAETLGYPETTAPESAGPNTAFLLDDVYDEEIEKLTGQVYQRDYMMFGFGSWA; from the coding sequence ATGACCGCACGCTTTGACAGTTTCGCCGTATTTGCAGAGATGCGAACAGGTTCAAATTTCCTTGAAGCGAATTTGAATGCCTTTGACGGCATCGCCTGTCATGGCGAGGCGTTCAATCCACATTTCATTGGCTATCCAAATGTGGATTCCATTCTGGGTATCGATCAGAAGAGTCGTGATGCGCAGCCGTCCGTTTTACTGGAAGCGATCTGTGCAACACCTGAGATGAGCGGTTTTCGTTACTTTCATGACCATGACCCGAGAGTGTTGGACGTGGTGCTGGAGAACCCGCGCTGCGCCAAGATCATTCTGACCCGCAACCCGGTAGAGAGCTATGTAAGTTGGAAGATTGCGCAGGAAACCGGGCAGTGGAAGCTAACAGATGTCAAAGCGCATAAATCCGCGCAGGCCAAGTTTAACGGCGATGAATTCGAAGCACATCTGGCTGCATTGCAAGCGTTTCAGCTTGAGCTGATGCACCGCTTACAGGTCTCCGGGCAGACGGCGTTTTATGTGGCCTATGAAGATCTCCAAAGCGTCGAGGTGATGAATGGTATCGCGCGATATCTCGGTGTGGACGATACGCTTGAGGAGCTGGACAAGAAGCTTAAAAAGCAGAACCCTAGCCCAATCTCAGACAAGGTCAGCAACTTTGCTGAGATGACACAGATGTTGTCCCGATTGGATCGCTTTGACCTCAACCGCACGCCGAATTTCGAGCCGCGAAGAGGCCCAAATGTGCCAAGCTACGTAGCCGGAGCAAAGGCACCGCTGTTGTTCATGCCAATCCCGTCGGGGCCCCAGGCTGGGATACGACAATGGCTGGCTGCTTTGGATGGGGTGCAGCCCACGGACTTGCTGTCACGCATGATGCAAAAGGATTTGCGGCGATGGAAGCGGCGCACTGTTGGCCATCGCAGTTTTACGGTTCTGCGCCACCCCGTTTCTCGGGCGCACGAGGCGTTTTGTCATCGCATTCTTAATACGGGCAAGGGAGGCTACGCGCAGTTGCGACAGACCCTGATCCGTAGGTACAAAATGCCCCTGCCGGCGACGATGGAAGATGCAGGCTATGATCTTATGGCGCACCGGACTGCGTTCAAAGCGTTTCTGAGCTTTCTCAAGGGCAATCTTGCTGGCCAGACGGCTGTGCGGGTTGACCAATCGTGGTGTACTCAGTCGCAAACCGTTCAGGGGTTTGGAGACTTTGCCCTGCCTGATCTTATCTTGCGTGAGAGCGAAATCGCCGACACGCTGCCACAGCTTGCCGAAACGCTGGGCTACCCTGAAACAACAGCGCCCGAGTCGGCAGGGCCCAACACCGCGTTCTTGCTTGATGACGTCTATGACGAAGAAATAGAAAAGCTTACCGGACAGGTTTACCAACGCGACTACATGATGTTCGGATTTGGTAGCTGGGCCTGA
- a CDS encoding glycosyltransferase family 2 protein has protein sequence MTDITVSVVIVSRDRAQALMRCLLGVSQLQFPAFEVIVVADPTGIAAAEKMPFAELLKLVPFDEANISEARNLGLVHAAGDVVAFIDDDAIPEPQWLRYLTAPVVKPNVAAMTGFVRGRNGISFQWRAQGLNGLGQPGGLEVDATQATVLTPPKGRAIKTEGTNMAFRRDVLVAIGGFDPAFHYYLEETDLNMRLARAGHATAISPLAEVHHGFAPNRMRRADRVPSDLFDIGASWAVFARKYIPDADRELHWQTIRTAERRRLLSHMCAGRLEPRDISRLLGRLDGGHSNGLLRAITTTKLPNHPASPFKAFPYEPKASILIQTRLIGARAAQDRAAAHVAEGGIATVIILSLTSAFHRLSFNDQGVWVQRGGQFGRSDRGGKLVQVTHFRRRVRQERARIALQRGLIN, from the coding sequence ATGACCGACATCACTGTCAGCGTTGTCATTGTCAGCCGCGACCGCGCGCAGGCCTTGATGCGCTGCCTGCTTGGGGTTTCTCAACTGCAATTCCCCGCATTTGAGGTGATCGTTGTTGCCGACCCCACAGGGATCGCGGCAGCCGAGAAGATGCCCTTTGCTGAGCTACTCAAACTCGTTCCGTTTGACGAAGCCAACATATCCGAAGCACGCAATCTTGGCCTCGTTCATGCGGCAGGCGATGTGGTGGCTTTTATCGATGACGATGCCATTCCTGAACCGCAATGGTTGCGCTATCTGACAGCTCCTGTAGTCAAGCCAAATGTTGCGGCCATGACTGGGTTTGTGCGTGGGCGCAACGGTATCAGCTTTCAATGGCGGGCCCAGGGACTTAATGGCCTGGGTCAGCCAGGCGGGCTAGAAGTGGACGCGACGCAAGCCACGGTTTTGACCCCCCCCAAAGGACGCGCGATTAAAACCGAGGGCACCAACATGGCGTTTCGGCGCGACGTGCTCGTGGCGATTGGTGGGTTTGATCCCGCGTTTCATTACTATCTTGAAGAAACCGACTTGAATATGCGCCTCGCGCGGGCCGGTCACGCGACCGCTATTTCGCCGTTGGCTGAGGTGCATCATGGCTTTGCGCCGAACCGTATGCGCCGGGCTGATCGCGTTCCGTCAGATCTGTTTGATATTGGTGCAAGCTGGGCAGTGTTTGCGCGAAAATACATCCCTGATGCTGACAGAGAACTACATTGGCAAACCATCCGAACCGCTGAGCGCCGTCGGTTGCTATCGCATATGTGTGCAGGGCGCTTGGAGCCGCGTGATATTTCGCGTTTGCTGGGCCGCCTTGACGGGGGCCACAGCAACGGATTGTTGCGCGCGATCACTACTACGAAATTGCCGAACCATCCGGCGTCACCGTTCAAGGCGTTTCCCTATGAGCCCAAAGCCAGCATTCTCATTCAAACGCGGCTGATTGGGGCGCGGGCAGCGCAGGATCGGGCCGCAGCTCATGTGGCTGAGGGTGGTATCGCAACGGTCATAATTTTGTCACTTACATCTGCTTTTCATCGTTTAAGTTTTAACGATCAGGGTGTTTGGGTGCAGCGTGGTGGCCAATTTGGGCGATCTGACCGGGGGGGAAAATTGGTTCAGGTAACGCATTTCCGCCGAAGAGTGCGGCAAGAACGCGCTCGAATAGCCCTTCAAAGGGGGTTAATCAATTGA
- a CDS encoding glycosyltransferase family 2 protein produces the protein MGALQSYRLRLQRKRWRLRALRKKRELKSVANRTGQIRPDDILLFCTQRNEKIRLPYFLDYYRKQGVGHFFFVDNDSEDGSLDYLLNQPDVSVWSTRASYKRSRFGVDWLNYLQMKHAHGHWVLTVDPDEFLVYPFCDTRPLRALTDWLDASSIKSFSAMLLDMYPKGRLDEQPYRMGQDPIEIASWFDSGNYTISRNHNFTNLWIQGGPRSRVFFPDEPEKAPALNKVPLVKWDRRYAYVSSTHMLLPRGLNQVYDEWGGEKASGVLLHTKFLDTFGAKAQEELERGQHYAGSVEYKAYAQSLSDNPHLWCKWSERYINWRQLEILGLMSKGNWA, from the coding sequence TTGGGAGCTTTGCAGTCATATCGGCTAAGGCTTCAGCGCAAGCGGTGGCGCCTTAGGGCGCTACGTAAAAAGCGAGAGCTGAAAAGCGTTGCAAACAGGACCGGACAAATCCGGCCCGACGATATTCTGCTGTTCTGTACCCAACGGAATGAGAAAATCCGCCTCCCCTATTTTCTTGATTATTACCGCAAGCAAGGCGTCGGTCACTTCTTTTTCGTGGATAACGACAGTGAAGATGGATCGCTAGACTATCTCCTAAATCAGCCTGACGTGTCCGTCTGGAGTACACGCGCAAGCTACAAGCGCTCAAGATTTGGTGTAGATTGGCTGAACTATTTACAGATGAAGCACGCTCACGGGCATTGGGTGCTTACAGTCGATCCGGACGAATTCCTGGTCTATCCGTTTTGTGACACGCGGCCTTTGCGCGCGTTGACCGATTGGTTAGATGCATCGTCGATCAAATCGTTCTCTGCAATGCTACTTGATATGTACCCCAAAGGCCGGTTGGACGAGCAACCCTACCGGATGGGCCAAGACCCGATTGAGATTGCATCGTGGTTTGACAGCGGCAACTATACCATTTCGCGCAATCATAATTTTACAAATCTGTGGATCCAAGGCGGCCCTCGCAGCCGGGTCTTCTTTCCTGATGAGCCGGAGAAAGCACCGGCGCTCAATAAGGTACCGCTGGTTAAGTGGGATCGCCGTTATGCGTACGTTAGTTCAACCCATATGCTTTTGCCGCGCGGTCTAAACCAAGTCTATGACGAGTGGGGCGGGGAAAAAGCGTCGGGCGTGTTGTTGCATACCAAATTTCTCGACACCTTTGGTGCCAAGGCACAAGAAGAGCTTGAGCGCGGTCAGCATTATGCAGGCTCTGTAGAATACAAAGCGTATGCACAAAGCCTCTCTGACAATCCGCATCTGTGGTGCAAATGGTCAGAGCGTTACATCAACTGGCGCCAACTTGAGATCCTTGGCCTGATGTCGAAAGGCAACTGGGCGTGA
- a CDS encoding glycosyltransferase family 4 protein, whose product MDLTRSLRRAGHLPTGVDRVEAAYLKALIADPVPVFGLIRTSLGYLLLDPAVLTIFAQQLRGVSPFPPTGILSGMHRNVTTEVRQALSSARRLAIGRVAPWGLPKLLERHLPPGFAYLNVGHSNLTDRVFRAVKSVSGAHISVLIHDAIPLDFPQFQRPNTVRPFEEKLRRAQAHADLIIYNSADTKRRAEAHMQSWGTVPNGVVAHLGTTISEPDASKLPPGLSPTEPYFVTVGTIEPRKNHAFLLDLWAQMGPAAPLLLICGNRGWNNREVFDQLDGLSATSRVKEVNDLSDAALSRLVAGAQGLLFPSHAEGFGLPAIEALTLGTPVFCNDIETFREILGEKAVYATVSDSYLWLSTIEAWTTRSHAKREKIRFDAPKWDDHFKTVLRLT is encoded by the coding sequence TTGGACCTTACACGCAGTTTGCGTCGGGCGGGCCATTTGCCAACAGGGGTGGACCGGGTTGAAGCTGCGTATCTGAAGGCGCTGATTGCTGATCCTGTACCTGTCTTTGGTTTGATCCGGACGTCGCTAGGATACCTTTTGTTGGACCCTGCTGTTCTGACAATTTTTGCTCAACAGCTGCGTGGCGTGTCGCCATTTCCGCCAACAGGCATTCTCTCCGGGATGCACCGAAATGTGACGACTGAGGTCCGGCAGGCGCTTAGTTCTGCGCGACGATTGGCAATTGGTCGCGTGGCTCCTTGGGGCTTACCAAAACTGCTCGAACGCCATCTGCCACCTGGGTTTGCGTATCTCAATGTTGGGCATAGCAACCTTACAGATCGAGTCTTTCGGGCCGTAAAATCGGTTTCAGGCGCGCACATATCTGTGCTGATCCATGATGCTATTCCGCTGGATTTCCCGCAGTTTCAGCGCCCTAATACCGTCCGCCCGTTTGAGGAAAAGTTGCGTAGGGCTCAAGCTCACGCGGATTTGATCATCTATAATTCAGCCGATACTAAACGCCGCGCTGAGGCGCACATGCAAAGCTGGGGCACAGTTCCCAACGGGGTTGTCGCCCATTTAGGCACAACCATATCCGAGCCTGACGCTTCAAAATTACCGCCTGGGCTATCGCCAACTGAGCCCTATTTTGTCACCGTCGGCACCATCGAGCCGCGCAAGAACCATGCTTTCTTGTTGGATCTTTGGGCGCAGATGGGGCCGGCTGCGCCACTCTTGTTGATATGCGGCAATCGAGGCTGGAACAATCGTGAAGTTTTTGACCAACTTGATGGATTGAGCGCGACTTCACGGGTAAAAGAGGTCAACGATCTTAGTGACGCGGCGCTCTCAAGACTGGTCGCTGGCGCACAGGGTTTGTTGTTTCCAAGCCATGCAGAAGGCTTTGGCCTACCAGCGATTGAAGCACTGACGTTAGGTACGCCGGTTTTTTGCAACGATATTGAGACCTTTAGGGAGATTTTGGGCGAAAAAGCCGTTTACGCAACGGTTTCAGACAGCTATCTGTGGTTAAGTACGATTGAGGCTTGGACAACACGTTCTCACGCTAAGCGGGAAAAAATCAGGTTTGACGCCCCAAAATGGGACGATCATTTCAAGACCGTGTTAAGGTTAACCTGA
- the galU gene encoding UTP--glucose-1-phosphate uridylyltransferase GalU yields the protein MRNKVTKAIFPVAGMGTRFLPATKSVPKEIMTLVDRPLVQYAIDEAREAGIKEFIFVTSRGKGALEDYFDHAPALEEELRRKGKTELLEVLQNTNMESGAIAYIRQHRALGLGHAVWCARRLIGDEPFAVMLPDDVIAADKPCLQQMVEAYEETGGNMVAAMEVAPEKSSSYGMLDIREDMGHMVDVKGMVEKPDADKSPSNLAVIGRYILAPTVLQNLNKLKSGSGGEIQLTDAIAAELDQNRKVYGYRFEGQRFDCGSKSGFLQATVSFGLGRPDLEADLRAYLHDIMQVDKAAQ from the coding sequence ATGCGTAACAAAGTAACAAAAGCCATTTTTCCTGTCGCTGGTATGGGCACACGGTTTCTTCCTGCAACGAAATCTGTCCCAAAGGAGATTATGACTTTGGTGGACCGGCCACTGGTTCAATACGCCATCGATGAGGCGCGAGAAGCCGGGATCAAGGAATTCATCTTTGTCACGTCTCGTGGCAAGGGCGCGCTGGAAGATTACTTTGATCACGCTCCGGCGCTTGAAGAAGAATTGCGCAGGAAGGGCAAAACTGAGCTGCTTGAGGTTCTTCAGAATACGAACATGGAAAGTGGTGCAATTGCATATATCCGCCAACACCGTGCATTGGGTCTGGGGCATGCTGTTTGGTGCGCGCGACGCCTAATCGGTGATGAACCGTTTGCCGTGATGCTGCCTGATGACGTGATCGCCGCTGACAAGCCGTGCCTGCAGCAGATGGTCGAGGCCTATGAAGAAACTGGTGGCAATATGGTTGCGGCGATGGAAGTCGCTCCGGAAAAATCTTCGTCCTACGGTATGCTCGATATTCGAGAAGATATGGGCCATATGGTTGATGTCAAAGGTATGGTTGAGAAACCTGATGCCGATAAATCACCCTCAAACCTTGCCGTGATTGGGCGCTATATTTTGGCACCAACTGTTCTACAAAACCTAAACAAATTGAAAAGCGGTTCAGGTGGTGAGATTCAGTTGACCGATGCTATTGCAGCAGAGCTTGATCAGAACCGTAAGGTCTATGGCTACCGTTTCGAAGGCCAGCGATTTGATTGCGGATCTAAGTCGGGCTTTTTGCAGGCGACCGTGTCTTTTGGCCTAGGGCGTCCCGATCTGGAGGCCGATTTGCGGGCGTATCTGCATGACATCATGCAAGTGGACAAAGCGGCGCAATAA
- the galE gene encoding UDP-glucose 4-epimerase GalE, which yields MRTVLVTGGAGYIGSHACKALAAAGFVPVTFDNLVTGWQDAVKFGPFEQGDLMNRARLDEVFAIHKPIAVMHFAALSQVGESMSKPGLYWQNNVMGSLNLIEAAVAANCMNFVFSSTCATYGDQDNVVLDENSAQHPINAYGASKRAIEDILRDFGEAYGLHHVIFRYFNVAGADPDGEVGEFHQPETHLVPLMLDAIDGKRDALTIFGTDYDTPDGTCIRDYVHVCDLVDAHVLGLKWLQDGKENRVFNLGTGSGFSVREVIDHSRDVTNRPVPVVPGDRRPGDCTKLVSGSSRAIAELGWKPERSTLRQMITDAWRWHQTGHYNQ from the coding sequence ATGCGTACAGTATTGGTAACGGGCGGCGCGGGCTACATTGGCAGCCACGCTTGCAAAGCACTTGCGGCGGCAGGTTTTGTTCCTGTGACGTTCGATAATCTGGTGACAGGTTGGCAGGATGCGGTCAAATTTGGCCCGTTTGAACAAGGCGATCTGATGAATCGCGCACGCCTCGACGAGGTTTTTGCGATACATAAGCCCATTGCTGTCATGCATTTCGCGGCCCTCAGTCAAGTGGGCGAGAGCATGTCGAAGCCTGGGCTTTACTGGCAAAATAACGTTATGGGGTCGCTCAACTTGATTGAGGCGGCTGTTGCGGCAAACTGCATGAATTTTGTCTTTTCATCGACCTGCGCAACATACGGTGATCAAGATAATGTGGTGCTGGATGAAAACAGCGCCCAGCACCCAATCAACGCATATGGCGCCTCCAAGCGCGCAATCGAAGATATCTTGCGCGATTTTGGTGAGGCTTATGGTCTGCATCACGTGATTTTCCGCTATTTTAACGTGGCTGGGGCTGACCCAGATGGCGAGGTGGGCGAGTTCCACCAACCAGAAACACATCTTGTCCCACTCATGCTTGATGCAATCGATGGCAAGCGTGATGCGCTCACGATATTTGGTACAGATTATGACACACCCGACGGCACCTGTATCCGCGACTATGTACATGTCTGCGATCTAGTCGATGCCCACGTTCTGGGGCTCAAGTGGCTCCAAGACGGCAAGGAGAATAGGGTTTTCAACCTTGGTACTGGCAGCGGTTTTTCCGTTCGTGAAGTGATTGATCACAGTCGCGATGTCACCAACCGGCCTGTGCCTGTCGTCCCCGGTGACCGGCGGCCCGGAGATTGCACCAAGCTCGTTTCCGGCTCATCCCGCGCGATCGCTGAGCTTGGGTGGAAGCCTGAGCGTTCTACATTGCGGCAAATGATCACCGACGCGTGGAGATGGCATCAAACAGGGCATTACAATCAATAG